Within Vicia villosa cultivar HV-30 ecotype Madison, WI linkage group LG1, Vvil1.0, whole genome shotgun sequence, the genomic segment ATAATGGTACAACAACATATCGTGTATTTAGATGCAAGTTAATGgtgatatataatttttatagcaACCCATATGGTTgacaattaaaattgaaattctggtatcagattAAGATGTCGagtgagatgtcacgacacaatatctgagcactttaacagttatgaacaagtatatgacaGTAGATAAaatagtgcagaaagtaaagaacacagcGATATGTTGACCCAGTTCAGAAATAACCttcctactttgggggctaccaagccaaggatgAAACCAATAttcgatagtatcaattcgaagtcaAATTCCCCGTTtacacttctcacttaatcactacccttcctatgacttctacctaagaatcCCCTAGATATGAGGTCCTCCTCAAATCCCTTTAATCACAGAACCCCTGTGAAAAATTGCACAATAAACTAAACACATaagacactcttccaagacacaCAATTCTCAATACTTCACAGCTTATGAGAATTGACACAAactctccttgcttaaaagcttcggagATCAAACATTCAACACCTACATGTTTGTGAATGAACAACGGAAAGTACAACCAAATAAGGATTCCtagaaccctaaaaataaaaatactagttCCAAATAAAACTAGGTTGCatcccttctatttataggataaAACTCGACTGGACTGTGATTCAAAAACGCAACAGAGAGGCTGCCCAAAAtctgctacttgttctccaaAAAACtaggtcttcaatccaaacttTCCCAAATTAtctccaattatagaaagtgTGGAAATCTCTTGATTTGAATCAATATTGGATAACACATCAGCTAATTGATTATTCCAGAATATTCTATAGCTGAACATAAGATACTGTAGCAATTAAAAACACGATCCACTTGAAATATCAGCTCTTGCAGTCAAGATGTCAAACCAGACATGTTGAgacatcttgttcgacatgttGAAATCAGAAAACTGCAATCTCTTCGACATGATCCTGCTGAGTTTGTTTTAACAAGTTGCATTCCAACCTTAGAGAAACtacaaaaatttatattaatgtacTTAAAAAATTAATCCATTTGCATGTACCTCTTCTATTTATCGCATGTCTTTGTTGATAGAGAATACCGTCAGATAACGTCCTCCAAGTTTTTTCTTCAACATGGAGTGGTTTATTGATTGTATCGGATAGTATAATAGTAACAAATAAATGTCTCAAATAAAGTTGGAACTCTAATCCCTTGCCTCATTTATAGCTACAACATACTCCTTGTCATCATTAAGAAATCCCATTTCAAACCATGCATCCCTAAAACTATCCTGAACCTTTCCACCCACATATTTTAAATCCTCATAGCATGTTGGTCCATTGACAACTGTTAGTGTCATTCTCAAGTAATACAACTCACCAATACTTCGAGCAACCCAAATTAGTATGCCAATGATATGGCCTCTTTTACGTGGTCTCCATCGTCGATATCTTTTATCATAATTAAACTTGGAAATAAAATTAGAGTATGTAAAATTTCTTGCTTCTGGGTATATCTTGTTTGCTTCCATCCATGAAGTAAAATTTGATTCTTTCACACTTGGTTTGTCAAGCACTTTATCTATCAGTTCATAATCAGTATAGTAAAATGAATTGTCACCTTTAAGATGGAAATATAATCTTTCACCTGCAGGGGACCTTCCATGAATAGGGAATGAACAAATTCTCCAATATCACTATGCCAAAAATGATTTTAGGCAGCGcaccttagacagcgctttttcTGAAAGCGCTGCCATAGCCTGGAAAAAAATACACGGAAAATGTTAtaaggaaaaagcgctggtaaaagtCCCCcttagaaagcgctttttaaaaaagtGCTGGTAAAGGGATTAGGGTTAGTCTTTGGGACCAATCTCCCTCTCTCGTGAAGCTCAGAATCTCTCTTTCTCCTTCCTCACTCGCGATCAAGACGAAGCGGCAGCCTCCGCTCCAAACTCTTCTCCGTCCTTTCTCTTCTCCGTCCTTCCTCTTCTCCATCCTTTCTCCGGCGAACGGCGCAACGACGATTTGCAACCAAACACGACGAAGATCATCTCTCCGCTCCAAACTCTCTTTCATCGTCGATCtgctctctctctttctctctctctctattcaaATTGAATCATTGCGATTGTGAAGAAAATTTGATGTTCTTCGAAATCCAAAAGTCTCCAAGAAATCTGTAAGTTTCAATCGATTCTCCCTCTTCTTTTCGTTTTctgatttcatcttcttcttttttcgtTTTCTGCATTACCGATGCGTTTATGACGATGACGTtgatttgttattgttgtttgcaGATTCACGGAAGTAGCGGCGATTGCGATACATTTCTGATACTATTCTTCTGTCAGTGATTTATTCACATATAGTTTATGTTTTTTCTCTCTAGCAAGTATATCTCTATTGTCATGATAAGACGAGGGCCATCTCAAATCAATCTGACCTCTTTCTTTATGAGGATGAAGTTGTTTTACCTGTACATTCTAACCTGCTAATGTTTCTTCTTGCTACAGGTTTTGAAGAGAGATTTAAGAAGGAATCTTTGCTAAGTTCATGTGCTGTTGATCGACCTTGGTTAAGGTAATTTGGTCTCGTTTCAATTAGCTAATGTTCCTTTAATACTCAAATATTGATTCTTTCACTAGCCTATGTCAACATCGAAGTCTGGAAATAGAGCAATTTTCTGAATGTGATACTAGTTTTGAGTTAGTTGGTCCTATATTGCATTTGAACCAGGTTCTGTTCTTGTTGAGAGTACGCAAGAACCGAAGCATGTCGTTCGGCAGCTCATTGTTTGCATAGACGTTTCTTTGACGGCAGAATAGTGATAGTTCAGTATATTGCCCTGAGTCTATACAGAGCAAGATTTACAAAATGAGCATTTCAAAGTGAGGGGTAAGATTTGGTTATAAGAACATAAAGAGCCATGTGGAGGGCAATATCATAGATATTGTTTATGATATAAAATTAACTTCACATGGTTGTAACTTGGAAGACAAACAGCTCTGATATGCTTTCTTTACACTGGTTCAAGTAGCCATTCTAACGAAGTTCTAATACCTTATGCTTGTTACATGAATGGATGACTGAGTGTTTTTTCTTTCAGTTTTACTATGCTCTTGATATTACCGGTTGTTCTGTCTAACTTTATGTTATTTGAATTTTGTATCCAGATATTGCTCCAGTTATTGAGGGTGTTGTTAACCACATTGCCTCGAGAAGATTTGAGTTTGGAGGTACTGATCTAACTAATTATCTAGCTCAAGAACTAGGCAAATCCAATCCGTAAGTGAATATCAGTATGTCTGATGTTGAGAAAATAAAACAGCTATACTCATGTTGTGCTGAAGATGACTTTGCTTATCTGAAGACCAAAGATCATTGTCCTGTGGAGATACATACCCTTCCTGATGGACAGGTCTGccttttgattcattttttaatagttatGACTTAATATGACAATTGCTCATTCACTTGTTACTCATGTTACGTTTGATCGGTTTAATGGGTTTCTTGGGCTTCCAGTGGAGTTTGAAGTTGAGATCCCGAGTCGTGTTCCCAGTGCTAGGTACTTTCAACTTTtactttttctttaagtttttgaaaggtttctttttttaatttgtgGGAAATTAGTTAGTTTTGTTAGATTTCAAATGGGTCTGataaaaatttggttttttttttgtgggAAGAGGTTTTGGTGTTGATGGGTGGGTTTCTATTTGTGAGTGTTGATAGTGTGTAAgattttcttttatctttcatgTGTGCAATGAAGCCAAATTGGGGGGTCTTGATTTTCCCTAAGTGAAAACTGGAAACACATATTTCACTAGAACATGTTTTTGTGTAATCCATAAAGTGTTAGAACTATAGATTTGTTAGAGATGAAATGAAATTTCTTTGAACCGGTGATCTGATCTTGTAGACTATTGGCCAAGGGCCTTGTTTGGATGAACAGCTCAATTAAAGCTTATAACAAAAGTGTTTATCATACAAGTGTCTGTGTATAAGTTATTTCTATAACATAAAGTAAAAATGTGTTGAGATTGTACCCTGTTGAGTATATGAAAACAACTAATGGATATATCACAAATTGTTTTCATAACTCTCCCAAGCAGTTTTTTCGAGTGTTTATGTTAGTACATAAGCTCAAACAAGCCAATTCAAACATGCTTTTTAGATATATAATTGTAGAATGGGAGAACTTCATATTGTTTGGGGTTTGGTACACATGGACTATTATTGTTTGGGGTTTTTTATTAGATGTTTGATGCTATGACAGTTTTTCAACAGTTAAAAACCACcacttttttattagttttagtgTTACCTAAACATCATCTAACAAGTTTTTGTTTGTACCTGTATTTGTTAAAATCATTTTGACTTGCAATTCACTGTCATCTATGCATGCTTGCAGTGTAAGTGTGTTTGGAGTCTCAGCTGAATCAATGCAGTGTTCTTATGATTCAAAAGGAAACAGTGTCCCTACTATTCTTATGTTAATGCAGGACCATTTATATTCACAGGGAGGATTGAAGGTACTAAGAATGGaacttcatattttaaaattgttaaggtCCTGTGAGCCGTCATTTAAGGCTAATCTGTTTTCTCATTTCAATGTAATTTCAGGCTGAAGGTATATTTTGCATAAACCCAGAAAATAGTAAAGAGGAGCATGTGAAAAACCAATTGAATAGTGGTATCGTGCCTGATGACATTGATGTCCACTGCTTGGCGGGACTAATCAAAGCGTGGTTCCGAGAGCTTCCTTCCGGAGTGCTAGACGGTCTTTCCCCTGAACAAGTTCTTCAATGCAACACAGAAGAAGAATCTTTTGAGCTTGTGAAACAGCTTAAACCAACCGAGCCTGCCTTACTCAGTTGGGCTATTGATCTCATGGCTGATGTCGTCCAAGAAGAGGAACATAACAAAATGAATGCAAGAAACATTGCAATGGTTTTTGCTCCAAACATGACTCAGGTAAAAGCATGCAAAGCCTTTGCTTATAAGAACTTTGCACACTAAGAAATTGTCTGTTCCTGTTAGGTTTCTTTTTTAACATGACTTAACATGAGTAACAACCAAActgttttttagtttttgaaaacttaaaaaataaaaacctgtTTGTTCTATATACTATTCTTTTGGATAGCTTATTCTTTAATAtgtttaattcaattaaaatgttTACGCATCCAGCTTTAATTTAaactcacttttctttttcataaaCATTGTATTTTTTCATAAACATTGTATTTttccattaatatatatatatatatatatatatatatatatatatatatatatatatatatatataggggacgactcaagtgagaacacttggttattatgagaaatgagaacaatgaatcacgaccattaaattttgattttattgattttaatggactggattggtttatctttctatgttgatttaaaataaatactacgGATCATAGAAAGATaaaccaatccaatccattaaaattaacaaaatcaaaatttaatgatcgtgatttattgttctcatttctcataataaccaagtgttctcacttgagtcgtcccctatatatatatatatatatatatatatatatatatatatatatatatatatatatatatatatatatatatatatatatatatatatatatatatatatatatatatataattcaattaattcacACACATTAAAACTTACCAATCAaatttttactttttcatttttaaaactgttttcaaaaactagatcatcaaacacaatttttttaaaattctcttttcaaaaatactttttaaaactaatttataaaatagattttaaaaactaaaaacaagaAGCCATTCACATATAGTTTATGTTTTTTCTCTCTAGCAAGTATAACTTATATGGGTTTATGAATGCTGGACTGTTTGAATGACTTTGAATATGGTAGTGTGACTGGTTTGAGGTTTTATCTTATACCTGAACTGTTTGTGGCAGATTGAACACTCCTATACTGATGTGCACTAAATTATGCAGGTTAACCGATGGTTGTCAAGTTGTGGTTATAAGCTTTGGTATGAGATTCGAATATTCTTTGGAGGACCTGACGATAATGAAGCGCTTGCTTACGGTATGAGAATAGCCAAACATCCTGACATTGTGCTAACTGTTATTAAAGTTGTGTCTCCACCCGGAACAACATTATCATTCAGCGCTAAGTTAGTCGGTGTTGCATCGGTAGAATATACTATGTTAGGAAGAATGTAAATAGGTTAACAGTTGATTGTATATTATCAAAGAATGTAAATAGGTTAACTGGTGATTGTATGTTATCATttcatcattaatttttttactgAGGTACTTTTGAATTTTCATTTGTATCATATTTCCAAacaatgatattattattatgattatgattatgattatgattatgattatgattatgattatgattatgattatgattattattattattattgttattattattgttattattattattattattattattattattattattattattattttgtgtaaaaaacaggtgcatataaaatatataattcaaaCAGCGCTATTTTaagtaaattatataaaaaaaattgtatagctTAGATAGCGCTTTACACTAAAAGCGTTGCCTAAAGtagcttttttttaatttttggtttactaaaagcgctgccgtAGGGGggctttagcagcgcttttaaactAAAAGTGCTGGCTTAGGTggacctttagcagcgcttttaaattAAAAGTGCTGGCTTAGTGgggcctatagcagcgcttttaaactTAAAGCGCTGGCTTAggggggcctttagcagcgcttttcctTAAAAAAAACGCTGTCTTTACCTACAGCAGCGCTGgaatagacagcgctttaaagcgctgtctaaagccaaaaaaagcgctgtctaaggtcTTGTTTGGCGTAGTGTATACTTCACTTGGTGAGACATATCTACAATCAAGATATTTCTCGATTTCATCAACATTTATGATAACAGAGGTTCCATCTGTGCCAGTTTTGACAACAGCTACAGTAATTTTATCACACCGCTTATTAATATACTTGAATAAGTACTTAACAAAACTACTTTGATTACATCactctgtcgcaccccaatttttacCCTACGATTTTCATGTCATTTGCATCATTGTGTTTTCTCATGTTATGTCTACTAACTcttaaatgaaaatttaaatatatatatatatatatatatatatatatatatatatatatatagttaatatcttttcattttaattcttttggccattataattttaatttctttcttttattcttatATCCTTTAATTTGGTTATTACTAACGATTGTCTTTTttactttttactttttattttttattatttaattgattatttgttACTAACCATTTTacttcttttattattatcattattattattacttttattgtATTTTGTGTCTTTGTATATAGTACAAGTCAAAAGAAAAGTAACCAAAAAAATTGGTCCTTCACGTTCCTTTGCACCATCACTATCATCTTTTTGAAGCAtgcacaaaacaacaaaaaaattagtCCAAAAAACCTGCACAATGTTGTCCCAAAATTGCTGCAAGAACAAGCCAAACATTTCACCAAAGTTGCCATAACAAACCTGCATCAAGAAAACACCAAATTCAGCTTCCATAAAAGTTCAAATTTCATCCCAAATTTCCCCCCAATTCTacatctaaaaccctaatctcagCCTATATAAACAGAGATTCATCACAACAGCAAAGGGGAATCGACACGAAAAAAACGATAGAAAAAGCTCTGCATAGTGTGAAACCACCAATCTTCCTCCAAGTTTCAAAAAACACTTGCAAATTCCAAAACCTATCTCCCACCTACCTGTATAAAATCACGATATACTCTCACCGTAAATACCACACAGTAAACAAACCTCACGCGTATTCACACCACCCACACAACCAATAACACTCTCAAATTTCACGGCAACCACCACCCCGTAAACCTCACCCTTCACCTATTTGCAAACATCAGTTCAGCAATAACTCAACGCTCACAAACCGAACCTCACATCCCTCAAcacaacaaatcaacaacaagAACCGCAGGGAGCAGAGTCAGAACAATTTCAAAAGCGAATCCAGAAGAGAAACGAACATACTCAGGAGAAGAAGATTTGAACAGAGTAAAGAGTATTTACTTTCATTAGCTTTTTGTTTTATGCTTGCAACACCATATAATCTTCCTGTAATCTTTATGGAATGGGGTCTGAATTTGGGGATGAATGGGTGTTGGGGTATTTGTTTGATTGCTTTTGCACTTTATCAGTTTGTTGTGTTTGTGAAATCAATTTGAACTTGAGAGAGACGCGGGACGgcgagagagagtgagagaggcGATCGGGTGAGTTCAAGTttacatgttgttgttgttgcttcgTGAGAGGAAAAATCAAGCGAGAGTGGAGATGAGAGGTGTTACAGAGAGAAAATGAGTGAGTGAGGGAGAGGGAGCCGCTggcttcttctttttttgtttagGTTTCTTCAAACAAATCCATTGGTGTGTTAAATGGCCGGATCCGGGTTccatctgacccgacccggtccggccccaactagtttttttatttcttgctgatagttttttttattaaatttagtggGCCTCACCCTCCAGCGAGTTATACACCCCTTAGCCCAATTTCTCCTTAATTCAATTCTTTTtgtagtttatttatttaatttaattaattctttaatgaacaaaaattaattttcaacTCTAATAATTATTTAGTCTCctattaaaactaaataaataaaccttggtccaacgccaagtcgttacaaataattctcgatccaacgtcgagcttCTTCTTTTCGAAAACCTTTTtttaaccataccgaaagatcatgtgacaaggggtgaacacctcttgaataccttgattcttttggattaacactttttttaaaaccttacattaatcaaatcaagagattaagtgacaaggggtgaacacctcttgaataccttgatcttttgaatcaaaacacattaatcaaaccaagagaacaagtgacaaggggtgaacacctcttgaataccttgatcttttgaattaaaacacattaaGCAAAGCAAGAGaacaagtgacaaggggtgaacacctcttgaataccttgatcttttgaattaaaacacattaagaaaatcaagagaacaagtgacaaggggtaaacacctcttgaataccttgatcttttgaattaaaacaatttaataaaaccaagaggttaagtgacaaggggtgaacacctcttgaataccttgatcttttgaatcaaaacacattaatcaaaccaagagattaagtgacaaggggtgaacacctcttgaataccttgatcttttaaattaaaatgcattaatcaaaccaagagattaagtgacaaggggtgaacacctcttgaataccttgatcttttaaattaaaatgcattaattaacaaggacaacaagtgacaatggggctcgctcctgttgaataccttgggtaaagacgcgctaggtgaacacctatgctcaatcctttactaAAAGTCCGTCAATATCCCCTTTTAATCAACgaatgcgaacatacttccacatgtgaagattgaATATCTTCCActtgaatgcgatgatggccaaaatctcgtcttactcttgatttagtcatccattcttgtagtgatcttatatccatgtgcgcatagtatttccatttgaaagcgatcgagtacctctcgctcaaatcaaccaacaaacttttcgtggttcttagcccgaactacgattgctctgactttcccatagcacgagggaatacgtaggcacaagatacaaacgtcttggcgagcacaataataaaaaatcttttcttttttcttcacaataataaaaaccctaaaaactttcttttatctttctcgattaataagctaaagaacacaagaacacaaacattactctaacactcaaacacgaaactaactaaatgggtcccatcgagtacgatggaggtgaggggtgctaataccttccccttgcttaaccgactcccgaacctaaatctggttgcgatgaccatcttatcctttcctttttatttgtgggttttatcgatattttccctttccttcttggaataaataaagttcggtggcgactctgttgtacttcgagcgcgcgattgCGCTCGAGTACATTTTTatcgctacagaaagtggcgactctgctggggatatcctaagagagtcaaccctagtttagttcatTTTGTGCTTGAGTGTttacttttgtttgtttattcttatattctttatgcttattcttatGCTCTTATGCTCTTTATGTTTACTcttgtattgtttatgtttctttactcttgctttatcgcttttattttatttctgtatatactcaaaTGGGgatatgggaatgatatttgagtgaagctctcaacccgagcttttgaaaaacaagagaaaaacataagttaggaggtggttgtgtagtgctagtccccaaggtgaacaccttgaatggctaatacgagaaccccacttggaggagacttagtcatgaaatttgtcataagatggttcgcccatcgcatggtagaaatctgatttcgtcgctaactccaaggacctttagaacccgttccatctaaaGAAGTTATGTATCGATCCCCAAGGTGCACTCCTTGTATGATTGGTACAATAACTTCGCCTAGAGGTTGCATATTCATGAGATTCGTTATAAGATGGTTCACCTGTCGCATGATGAAATTCTGATCATGCTGGGATGCCTCTAGGAACCgttatatccaaaaactctagagctaaccttgtgaggggatttttGGGTGAAGAACATAGAACTGTCCTAACTTAAGGAGCCTTCCTCAATAGGTTGTTATTGTTATCACGCATTGCATCCAACATTGCATAACATTTGCATCATGCAAGTACCTCATTCTAACTGTCTCTTTCATTCAGTTATCTGTCAACTGTCAAATtggttcctccacacgagtacgagactagagccaacgtcagacgaagaatggcggaccaagaacaacacaatgctgaagttagaatggagattgaggatctgaagtcaggaatgactaagctcaccgagatgttgcaagttctgattgctagaggGGAACCACCTCAAAGGACTGTCATTCAAGAGGTCGCCGACAATGTTGAAGACCCTATTCCTGTTCAAAGGCCAGCCACTacttggcctgagtttggtttacctccAAATTATTCTCCGCCTCACGCCACTGCTGCTATGGTTGGTCAAACTTCACGACCAATGTTCCAAGCTCCAATCATGACTGAGTCTCAGCCAATTGTGCACGCCGTTGCCCAAACCGCTTATGGGAATCCTCTCTTTGAGTACCATGCTGGAGATCATCAAAGTGAAAGTCAAAGAGAAGCTGGTGacattgatgaagtcaaagaacaatatcaaaCCCTGGAAAAAAGACTAAGAGCCATGGAAAGcgctgattactttggggttgctactgagaatatgtgtttggtttctgaCC encodes:
- the LOC131621247 gene encoding rho GTPase-activating protein 2-like, translating into MTIAHSLVTHVTFDRFNGFLGLPVEFEVEIPSRVPSASVSVFGVSAESMQCSYDSKGNSVPTILMLMQDHLYSQGGLKAEGIFCINPENSKEEHVKNQLNSGIVPDDIDVHCLAGLIKAWFRELPSGVLDGLSPEQVLQCNTEEESFELVKQLKPTEPALLSWAIDLMADVVQEEEHNKMNARNIAMVFAPNMTQVNRWLSSCGYKLWYEIRIFFGGPDDNEALAYGMRIAKHPDIVLTVIKVVSPPGTTLSFSAKLVGVASVEYTMLGRM